In Acidobacteriota bacterium, one DNA window encodes the following:
- the murF gene encoding UDP-N-acetylmuramoyl-tripeptide--D-alanyl-D-alanine ligase — protein sequence MSVLEIREIAATVEGTLISGDASARIGRFKIDSREVEDGDLFFCLRGPNQDGHDYLQDAIDHGATAAIVSRAPNEEFKKRLRIIRVADTREALQKLAHHVRVKEGFKVVGITGSMGKTTTKEMIFHALSPSFRTMRSRGNLNNLYGLPLSLLEMDERCEVAVLEMGVSYPGELKKLTDIADPEIGVLTSIKAVHLEHFHSIEEIARAKAELFEGMRHGSVAIYNKDDERVRAIAMRFPGERLSYGLMPGSDIHAVSIHGSIREGVTFDAQCRGERFQTHLSLFGLHNVYNALAALSVCASLEADLGKASEALSAFKPCDRRGVITRLKKEITIIDDTYNSNPAAMEMVLESIARERVDGRKVVVFGDMLELGSDAPMLHAAIGEKIAEAGVELLVGVGELSAFTLGAAASRGLKACRHFPDSKQASDAVAGLVLEGDLILVKGSRGMKMEVVIEKLKQELEEGI from the coding sequence ATGTCAGTACTTGAGATCCGGGAAATAGCGGCCACCGTTGAGGGGACCCTAATCTCAGGAGACGCCAGTGCCAGGATTGGCAGGTTCAAGATCGATTCAAGAGAAGTGGAAGATGGAGATCTTTTCTTCTGCCTCAGGGGTCCAAACCAGGATGGTCATGACTATCTCCAAGATGCCATAGACCATGGCGCGACCGCTGCCATCGTCTCCAGGGCACCGAATGAGGAGTTCAAAAAAAGGCTCCGGATCATCAGGGTTGCGGACACGAGGGAAGCGCTTCAGAAGCTTGCTCACCATGTCAGAGTGAAAGAGGGGTTCAAGGTGGTAGGGATTACGGGAAGCATGGGAAAGACGACGACGAAGGAGATGATCTTCCATGCCCTCTCTCCCTCCTTCCGAACAATGAGGTCGAGGGGAAACTTGAACAATCTCTACGGACTTCCCCTCTCGCTCCTCGAAATGGACGAACGGTGTGAAGTGGCCGTTCTTGAAATGGGGGTGAGTTATCCTGGAGAGTTAAAGAAGCTCACCGACATCGCCGACCCTGAAATCGGAGTGCTGACGAGCATCAAAGCAGTTCATCTAGAGCATTTCCATTCCATCGAGGAGATCGCCCGCGCCAAGGCAGAGCTCTTTGAAGGGATGAGACATGGATCGGTCGCTATCTATAACAAAGACGACGAGAGGGTCAGGGCCATCGCCATGAGGTTCCCAGGAGAGAGGCTCTCGTACGGGCTCATGCCGGGATCCGACATTCATGCCGTGTCCATTCATGGCAGCATCAGGGAAGGAGTCACCTTTGACGCGCAGTGTAGGGGAGAGAGATTCCAAACGCATCTTTCCCTCTTCGGACTGCATAACGTTTACAATGCCCTGGCTGCCTTATCGGTCTGCGCTTCACTCGAAGCGGATCTCGGCAAGGCATCCGAGGCTCTTTCGGCATTCAAACCATGCGACAGACGGGGAGTCATCACAAGATTGAAGAAAGAGATAACCATCATCGATGATACTTACAACTCCAATCCGGCTGCAATGGAAATGGTTCTGGAGAGCATTGCGCGGGAAAGGGTCGACGGAAGGAAAGTCGTTGTCTTCGGAGACATGCTGGAGCTCGGATCAGATGCTCCCATGCTCCATGCAGCCATAGGAGAAAAAATCGCGGAAGCCGGAGTGGAGCTTCTCGTGGGCGTAGGAGAACTCTCAGCATTTACCCTTGGAGCGGCCGCAAGCCGTGGATTGAAAGCATGCAGGCATTTCCCGGACTCGAAGCAGGCATCCGATGCAGTTGCGGGCCTCGTCCTAGAAGGAGACCTGATTCTGGTTAAAGGCTCAAGAGGGATGAAGATGGAAGTGGTAATTGAAAAATTGAAGCAGGAACTGGAGGAGGGAATCTAA
- the rsmH gene encoding 16S rRNA (cytosine(1402)-N(4))-methyltransferase RsmH: MQLHRPVLLEEVVELLKSRDGGIYVDCTVGLGGHSEKILTVAAPEGSVIGIEIDAESLALAEKNLSRFGKHFIKVRNNYKKLPGILDSLGIDAVDGILVDLGMSSYHVTQSSRGFSFQIDGPLDMRFDTDQEETAEKLVNELPEENLQRILEEYGEEKFGGKIARLIVARRREKRIERTSELSRIVLEACGQRRSKIHPATKTFQALRIAVNRELEGLSDFIRRAIERLKKGGRMAIISYHSLEDRIVKMSFRDLSSSCICPPALPVCGCGRETLVRLITRKPILPSRKELLENPRARSARLRVVERL; the protein is encoded by the coding sequence ATGCAATTGCATAGACCGGTCCTACTCGAAGAAGTCGTTGAGCTTCTGAAGTCCAGAGATGGCGGTATCTACGTAGATTGCACAGTTGGATTAGGTGGCCATTCAGAAAAAATATTGACTGTTGCCGCTCCTGAAGGTTCCGTCATCGGAATAGAGATAGATGCTGAATCACTGGCGCTTGCAGAAAAAAATCTGTCTCGCTTCGGGAAGCACTTTATAAAAGTGAGGAACAACTACAAGAAGCTTCCCGGGATACTTGATTCACTCGGGATTGATGCAGTGGATGGAATTCTGGTGGATCTGGGGATGTCTTCATACCATGTCACACAGTCCTCGAGGGGGTTCAGCTTCCAGATCGATGGACCGCTCGATATGAGATTCGATACAGATCAGGAAGAGACTGCAGAAAAGCTCGTTAATGAACTTCCCGAGGAGAATCTTCAAAGGATACTTGAAGAGTACGGCGAGGAGAAGTTTGGAGGGAAGATCGCCAGGCTCATCGTCGCCAGGAGAAGGGAAAAACGGATCGAGCGAACTTCCGAGCTTTCCCGGATAGTGCTCGAAGCCTGCGGACAGAGGAGATCGAAGATCCATCCCGCAACTAAAACTTTTCAGGCTCTGAGGATTGCCGTCAACAGGGAACTCGAAGGCTTGAGCGACTTTATCAGGAGAGCGATCGAACGTCTGAAAAAGGGAGGGAGAATGGCCATCATCTCCTATCATTCTCTCGAAGATCGGATCGTCAAGATGAGTTTCAGGGATCTCTCGTCTTCCTGCATCTGCCCTCCTGCCCTTCCCGTCTGTGGATGCGGCAGGGAAACACTGGTAAGGCTAATAACGCGCAAGCCCATTCTTCCTTCCAGGAAAGAGCTGCTCGAGAACCCTAGGGCGAGGAGCGCGCGGTTGAGAGTCGTGGAGAGACTATGA
- a CDS encoding UDP-N-acetylmuramoyl-L-alanyl-D-glutamate--2,6-diaminopimelate ligase, whose product MFHYRKKGKRRRENTIKLQQLIKGIGVQNVRGDLSIEIRGISYDSRNIGAGFLFVALKGFKLDGAYFVNEAIAAGAAAVLSWRDIHLLPDNIPLVVVRDEREALAVTSRNFYEKPDEKIRVIGVTGTNGKTTICYFLESILFASGNSSGVLGTVTRRMGDEIAPSERTTPESSDIFAFMSRLHEKGFGYCVMEVSSHAIALKRVHGMKFRQLIFTNLTQDHLDFHGTLEDYFRTKSLAFQELPDGSDSIVNIDSEWGKSMISISKGRISTYGLSDDSDFRIRVEGMSFTGSRFAVRFQGKEHQLFSPIIGIPNIYNATAAFAAALLLGLEPEAIREGIVKCRHIPGRFEKIEEGQDFTLLIDYAHTDDALENLLISLREIMEARLITVFGCGGDRDRLKRPKMGAVAARLSDFVIITSDNPRSEDPEAIISEIETGIATVGGSSSKYITITDRAEAIEEAIMMAQKGDIVVIAGKGHEKYQQIGDTLIPFEDKKVAAQLIRKKMGVRVQNVST is encoded by the coding sequence ATGTTCCATTACCGGAAGAAGGGAAAAAGAAGGAGGGAAAATACAATTAAGCTGCAGCAGCTCATTAAAGGGATCGGTGTCCAGAACGTGAGAGGGGACCTCTCAATCGAGATCCGGGGAATCTCATACGATTCCAGGAATATTGGAGCAGGATTTCTCTTCGTCGCCCTCAAAGGATTCAAGCTCGATGGTGCCTATTTCGTGAACGAAGCCATTGCGGCAGGGGCAGCAGCCGTTCTTTCCTGGAGAGACATCCATCTCCTTCCAGATAACATTCCACTTGTCGTCGTCCGCGATGAAAGAGAGGCTCTTGCGGTGACCTCAAGGAACTTCTATGAGAAACCCGACGAAAAGATTCGGGTCATCGGCGTGACCGGAACTAACGGAAAGACAACGATATGTTACTTCCTAGAATCGATCCTCTTCGCTTCGGGGAACAGCAGCGGCGTTCTCGGAACGGTCACTCGCAGGATGGGCGATGAGATAGCACCGTCCGAGCGAACGACGCCGGAATCATCTGACATTTTCGCCTTCATGAGCAGGCTTCATGAAAAAGGGTTCGGATACTGTGTCATGGAGGTCTCATCCCATGCGATCGCGCTTAAGAGAGTCCATGGAATGAAATTTCGGCAGCTCATCTTCACAAATCTCACGCAGGACCATCTAGACTTTCATGGAACACTGGAGGACTACTTCAGGACAAAGTCGCTTGCCTTCCAAGAGTTGCCAGATGGATCCGACTCCATCGTCAACATCGATTCGGAATGGGGGAAGAGCATGATAAGTATATCGAAAGGGAGAATCTCTACTTACGGCCTTTCCGACGATTCGGACTTCAGGATCAGAGTTGAAGGAATGTCCTTCACGGGAAGCCGTTTTGCCGTTCGCTTTCAGGGAAAGGAACACCAGCTCTTTTCTCCTATCATCGGCATCCCCAACATCTACAACGCGACGGCAGCCTTTGCCGCTGCCCTCCTTCTCGGATTGGAACCAGAGGCGATCAGAGAGGGTATCGTGAAATGCCGCCATATTCCGGGAAGGTTCGAGAAGATCGAGGAAGGGCAAGACTTCACACTCCTCATCGATTACGCGCACACCGATGATGCTCTGGAGAACCTCCTCATCTCACTGAGGGAGATCATGGAAGCAAGGCTCATCACTGTTTTCGGATGCGGCGGAGACCGGGACAGGCTCAAGAGGCCGAAGATGGGAGCAGTCGCCGCAAGGCTGAGCGATTTCGTCATCATCACCTCAGATAATCCGAGGAGTGAAGATCCGGAAGCCATCATCTCCGAGATCGAAACGGGAATCGCCACGGTTGGTGGCTCCTCATCAAAGTACATAACGATCACCGATAGAGCCGAGGCAATCGAAGAGGCCATCATGATGGCGCAAAAGGGAGACATCGTCGTCATCGCGGGAAAGGGGCATGAGAAATACCAGCAGATAGGAGACACTCTCATACCTTTTGAAGACAAGAAGGTAGCTGCGCAATTGATCAGGAAGAAAATGGGAGTTAGAGTTCAGAATGTCAGTACTTGA
- a CDS encoding helix-turn-helix transcriptional regulator, producing the protein MKSLNGSRKLGEYLKTLRRGYGYSLRTVEYKAKQEGSLLDNSQLSRYEKGTCFPSFDKLKILADIFNVSIQSFSDVVELEKFERYKDPSKGFHALMEMGQEAFKSGYHGKAYALFESALESLGNGNDGKLDELKSKARCSKAIALEKMGKLGAAEHELRAILKTGNHLKDSTLLSVLIELSNIHMELGETFIASIEARTCHEMAVRQNNARSTAFALHLLGSIASQNGENEKAIAFYREARNIHEKSGNDQEVINLNINIGSRLIASGKFQEGVHTIKEAIRASEGKGFMRCMAFGLNKLAEACLIRGDHRRAKHYARRSDACSENSDERYIDIKFLNAFYLWKIGIKEKNEIDEKLAFGRLRCLRKSLERRFPEVDEFDSFIERRRSS; encoded by the coding sequence ATGAAGAGTCTTAACGGCAGCAGAAAGCTGGGTGAATATTTAAAAACACTGAGAAGAGGATATGGCTATTCCCTGAGAACTGTCGAGTACAAGGCGAAACAGGAGGGATCTCTCCTTGACAATTCGCAGTTGTCCCGGTATGAGAAGGGAACCTGCTTTCCCTCTTTTGACAAGCTGAAGATTCTCGCCGATATCTTCAACGTCTCCATCCAGAGCTTCTCGGATGTGGTCGAGCTCGAGAAATTCGAAAGGTACAAGGACCCCTCTAAGGGTTTTCACGCTCTGATGGAAATGGGTCAGGAAGCCTTCAAATCCGGATATCATGGAAAAGCTTATGCTCTTTTTGAATCGGCTCTGGAGAGCCTCGGAAATGGAAACGATGGGAAGCTGGACGAGCTAAAAAGTAAGGCCCGATGCTCCAAGGCGATAGCCCTGGAAAAGATGGGTAAACTCGGTGCGGCAGAACATGAGCTCAGAGCGATCCTCAAGACTGGGAATCATCTGAAGGACTCCACGCTTCTTTCCGTACTGATCGAGCTGTCCAACATCCACATGGAACTTGGTGAAACATTTATCGCCTCCATAGAGGCCAGGACCTGCCACGAGATGGCTGTCCGGCAAAACAATGCGAGAAGTACCGCCTTTGCCCTGCACCTTCTCGGGTCGATAGCCTCACAAAACGGGGAAAACGAAAAAGCCATAGCGTTCTACAGGGAAGCAAGGAATATTCACGAAAAATCCGGCAACGATCAAGAAGTCATCAATCTCAACATCAATATCGGCAGCCGGTTGATAGCTTCTGGAAAATTTCAGGAGGGTGTCCATACCATCAAGGAAGCAATCAGGGCTTCAGAGGGAAAAGGCTTTATGAGGTGCATGGCCTTTGGCCTGAACAAACTCGCGGAAGCCTGCCTTATCAGAGGAGACCATAGAAGGGCGAAACATTACGCGCGGAGATCCGATGCATGCTCCGAAAATTCCGACGAAAGATACATTGACATAAAATTCCTGAATGCCTTTTATCTCTGGAAGATAGGCATCAAAGAGAAGAACGAGATTGACGAGAAGTTAGCCTTTGGGAGATTAAGATGCCTGAGAAAATCTCTAGAGCGGAGATTTCCAGAAGTCGATGAGTTCGACTCTTTCATAGAGAGGAGGAGATCTTCATGA
- the mraY gene encoding phospho-N-acetylmuramoyl-pentapeptide-transferase yields MLYHFLYSLHDVIGPFNVFKYITFRTALAILSAMLISFLFGPSMIRTLKKLQVEQRIREEGPQFHKPKAGTPTMGGILIIISVIIPTLLWADIMNLFVWVIVTSMIVFGTIGFIDDFMKIRRGKNLGLTISSKLAIQFAAGFLLGLLLIYLSKYGVYTTKLSVPFFKTFTPDLGLFYILFTIVVIIGSANAVNLTDGLDGLAIGSVLIATATFAIITYAVGHALIANYLGIINIKGTGELTVFCGAVVGASIGFLWYNSHPAEIFMGDVGSMALGGSLGTLAVLTKQEILLVLVGGLFVIEAMSVILQVSSYRLTGNRIFKMAPLHHHFEHLGWKESKVVIRFWIVAIIFSLLSLATLKLR; encoded by the coding sequence ATGCTTTACCATTTCCTCTATTCCCTCCATGATGTCATCGGGCCGTTCAACGTTTTTAAGTATATCACCTTTCGAACTGCACTCGCCATTCTTTCGGCAATGCTCATCTCATTCCTCTTCGGACCGAGTATGATCAGGACGCTGAAAAAACTCCAGGTCGAGCAGAGAATCAGAGAGGAAGGACCCCAATTTCACAAGCCGAAGGCTGGCACGCCGACTATGGGTGGGATCCTCATCATCATCTCCGTGATCATTCCCACGCTGCTCTGGGCGGACATAATGAATCTCTTCGTCTGGGTCATTGTCACCTCCATGATCGTCTTCGGAACCATCGGATTCATAGATGATTTCATGAAGATCAGGAGAGGAAAGAATCTTGGACTGACGATCAGTTCAAAGCTCGCCATCCAGTTCGCCGCTGGATTCTTACTCGGTCTTCTTCTCATCTATCTCTCGAAGTACGGAGTCTACACAACGAAGCTCAGCGTCCCCTTCTTCAAGACTTTCACTCCCGATCTGGGATTGTTCTACATACTTTTCACCATCGTCGTCATCATCGGCTCCGCCAATGCGGTGAATCTTACGGATGGGCTGGACGGCCTTGCCATCGGTTCCGTCCTGATCGCCACGGCGACCTTCGCCATTATCACTTACGCCGTGGGTCATGCTCTAATCGCCAATTATCTTGGCATCATCAACATCAAGGGAACCGGGGAATTGACCGTCTTTTGTGGAGCTGTCGTCGGGGCTAGCATCGGCTTTCTCTGGTACAACAGCCATCCAGCCGAGATCTTCATGGGAGATGTCGGTTCTATGGCACTGGGAGGGTCGCTGGGGACCCTTGCTGTCCTGACCAAACAGGAGATCCTGCTGGTCCTGGTCGGAGGACTGTTTGTCATCGAGGCGATGTCAGTCATCCTTCAGGTTTCCTCCTATCGGCTGACCGGAAATAGAATATTCAAGATGGCTCCACTCCACCATCATTTCGAGCATCTCGGGTGGAAGGAATCAAAGGTCGTCATACGTTTCTGGATCGTTGCCATCATCTTTTCTCTGCTCAGCCTCGCAACCCTTAAGCTGAGGTAG
- a CDS encoding penicillin-binding protein codes for MTQDRKHRTRLITFLVLLSAWSGVIITRLVFLQIIRHDHYEKEATARQEAIWSLEPRRGTIFDRNGRILTISVEADSLVINPQVITNPEDTLAKFSKVLHFNLHEALRSFYEKKQKNKKYFFVKRKITPKEKHEIMRLDIEGVVPCSGRMKEECLSRGHMEKHFQEAGIFFEKEFKRYYPKGFLASHVIGTSDIDEKGLDGVESQYDSFLKGDQIFLQVTRDAVGNSFPVLNSGERRRESHLVLSIDEVLQYIAEKELGRAFAETNAYKGCAIVMDPSTGEILAIANRPTFNLNNVTGYPRENRKNISITDLYEPGSTFKGIGLSALVEEGKFDPAEIIFCGNGVIRVAGIPISDHHPYGDLSVMKIIEHSSNVGMIKIASRLSKETFYRYIKDFGFGDKTGIDLPGEVSGSSLVRSPSTWSKISQASISIGQEIGVTPIQMLASFSAIANDGVMVQPHVGKGYIDPSGEYHLFKRFREKRVLSARGARIVTGVLEGVILNGTGKKAAVPGYSVAGKTGTAQVFDFNLRLFRNDRFVASFIGFAPSHNPAVICLVMLDLPSGRYYYGGDVAAPVFSRIMGETLSYLQIPPNQETFPAHRFQKEMPEDLHDEKTSLVPTNLLLVKNRSGSMLAGFDRFVRFSKLDEPLPIDMENGVMPDLSGRSLRDAVSFLSTRGSRVKASGIGYVVAQYPSAGSHLKRGDICFLELAENVPLPEEGKKKEGKYN; via the coding sequence ATGACGCAGGATAGAAAGCACAGGACAAGATTGATCACGTTTCTGGTCCTGCTCTCTGCATGGAGCGGGGTCATCATCACCCGGCTCGTTTTTCTTCAGATTATCAGACACGACCACTATGAGAAGGAAGCAACGGCCAGGCAGGAGGCCATATGGAGCCTTGAACCCAGGCGGGGAACCATCTTCGATAGAAACGGGCGGATACTCACAATCAGCGTGGAGGCGGACAGCCTCGTCATCAACCCTCAGGTGATAACTAATCCCGAGGATACACTGGCAAAATTTTCAAAGGTGCTCCATTTCAACCTCCATGAGGCATTAAGAAGCTTCTACGAGAAGAAGCAAAAAAACAAAAAATATTTCTTCGTGAAACGCAAGATCACACCCAAGGAAAAGCACGAGATCATGAGGCTGGACATCGAAGGGGTCGTCCCCTGCTCAGGGAGGATGAAGGAAGAGTGCCTCAGCAGGGGACACATGGAGAAGCATTTCCAGGAAGCCGGGATATTCTTCGAGAAGGAGTTCAAGAGATACTATCCCAAAGGCTTCCTTGCCTCCCACGTGATAGGAACCTCTGATATCGACGAGAAAGGACTGGATGGTGTGGAGTCGCAGTACGATTCTTTTCTCAAGGGAGATCAGATCTTTCTTCAGGTCACCAGGGATGCTGTTGGGAACAGTTTCCCCGTGCTGAATTCAGGCGAGAGAAGAAGGGAAAGCCATCTGGTTTTGAGCATCGATGAGGTTCTCCAGTACATCGCCGAGAAAGAACTTGGGAGAGCCTTTGCGGAAACCAATGCCTACAAGGGATGTGCCATCGTTATGGATCCATCAACCGGAGAGATTCTGGCAATTGCAAACAGACCGACATTCAACCTGAACAACGTTACCGGGTATCCTCGGGAGAACCGCAAGAATATCTCAATCACGGACCTCTACGAACCTGGGTCAACGTTCAAGGGGATAGGACTCTCCGCTCTTGTCGAAGAGGGGAAATTCGATCCTGCCGAGATCATCTTCTGCGGAAATGGTGTCATCAGAGTCGCCGGCATACCGATCTCGGACCATCACCCTTACGGTGATCTGAGCGTCATGAAGATCATCGAGCATTCCAGCAATGTGGGAATGATCAAGATCGCATCGAGACTTTCCAAAGAGACCTTCTACCGATACATCAAGGACTTCGGCTTCGGGGATAAGACCGGCATTGATCTCCCGGGCGAGGTAAGCGGCTCTTCTCTGGTGCGTTCCCCTTCCACATGGTCCAAGATCTCGCAGGCCAGTATCTCAATCGGGCAGGAGATCGGAGTCACTCCGATTCAGATGCTTGCTTCATTCTCCGCAATCGCCAACGATGGCGTCATGGTCCAGCCCCACGTTGGAAAGGGCTACATCGATCCTTCCGGTGAATACCACTTATTCAAGCGCTTCAGGGAGAAGAGAGTCCTTTCCGCAAGAGGTGCGAGGATAGTCACAGGAGTTCTCGAGGGAGTCATACTCAACGGAACCGGTAAGAAGGCTGCCGTGCCGGGTTACTCGGTCGCCGGCAAGACGGGAACGGCGCAGGTATTTGATTTCAACCTCAGACTCTTCAGAAACGACCGTTTCGTGGCTTCCTTCATCGGCTTTGCCCCTTCCCATAACCCGGCGGTCATCTGCCTCGTGATGCTCGACCTTCCCAGTGGGAGATATTACTATGGCGGTGATGTCGCAGCGCCGGTCTTCTCCAGGATCATGGGAGAGACACTTTCCTATCTTCAGATCCCTCCCAACCAGGAGACGTTTCCTGCCCATAGATTCCAGAAGGAAATGCCTGAAGATCTTCACGATGAAAAAACATCACTCGTCCCGACGAACCTGCTGCTTGTCAAGAACCGCTCAGGGTCGATGCTGGCAGGCTTTGACCGTTTCGTTAGATTCTCTAAACTGGACGAGCCGCTCCCAATCGATATGGAGAATGGCGTCATGCCGGATCTATCGGGAAGAAGTTTGAGAGACGCCGTCTCATTCCTCTCAACCAGAGGAAGCAGGGTTAAGGCTTCGGGCATTGGTTACGTTGTTGCTCAGTATCCATCAGCAGGCTCCCACTTGAAGAGGGGGGATATCTGTTTTCTCGAACTTGCAGAAAATGTTCCATTACCGGAAGAAGGGAAAAAGAAGGAGGGAAAATACAATTAA
- a CDS encoding division/cell wall cluster transcriptional repressor MraZ: MLRGSAPAKVDGKGRLKIPSEYRSIIEGEFGTMFYVTSIDGRAVRIYPFPVWEENEKKLKGKSSLNPSFEKFYNLTNIYGRMVEMDSQGRILIPAFLRKDANINGEVAVIGKILFLEVINMKDVREQLEKSKLTREELNELASHGIM, from the coding sequence ATGCTCAGAGGTAGCGCACCGGCAAAAGTAGACGGGAAGGGTAGGTTGAAGATCCCATCGGAATACCGCTCTATCATCGAAGGAGAGTTCGGAACCATGTTCTATGTAACGAGCATCGATGGCCGAGCCGTCAGGATCTATCCCTTCCCTGTCTGGGAAGAAAATGAAAAAAAGCTCAAGGGGAAGTCCTCTCTGAATCCGTCGTTCGAGAAATTCTACAACCTGACAAACATCTACGGAAGGATGGTCGAAATGGATTCGCAGGGGAGAATCCTGATCCCTGCCTTTTTGAGAAAGGATGCCAATATCAACGGTGAAGTTGCCGTGATCGGGAAGATCCTCTTTCTTGAGGTCATCAACATGAAGGATGTGAGAGAGCAATTGGAGAAGTCAAAGCTGACCAGGGAAGAGCTCAACGAACTGGCCTCTCACGGCATCATGTAG
- a CDS encoding ATP-binding protein, translated as MIKQDEALERVDRSPGRELTKSEPTFKKSLLIASIVFAALILTNLGMVGYVMFRHLSKSKIYSAFMISRDCAEDIADKVIKLSLQPDGLNFNLLRKNQERLESYVRKHIAMSGYLFYVEVRDNFSNRIIAFVRSQRVVNGSGYHEDKIEFINQTDGEVPPGQEPMENPIVTVPVRIGGGREGEVRVGVSQQRIEEEIKSLRRELILKLSITIGISIILLFIAFLYVIKLLNKTRRLEAEAQTADRLAYVGTLASGLAHEIRNPLNAMNMNLQMLEEEIGEKSFDGSEEFNELLKGIKGEINRLERLVNNFLAYARPQKLNLSEGDINEAVSEVVRFLKPEIEQKKIDVNLNLDPYLPSVELDEHRIKQALMNILINAKQILKEGGIITVTTRMGSEGRVIVEIADNGPGMSQEMKNKVFDIFFSTRGGGTGLGLPIAQKIIESHGGKIDLWSERDHGTRFTIFLPRVHEKGR; from the coding sequence GTGATAAAACAAGATGAAGCTCTGGAACGAGTGGATAGAAGTCCAGGCAGGGAACTGACCAAATCGGAGCCGACTTTCAAAAAAAGCCTGCTGATAGCCTCCATTGTGTTTGCTGCTTTAATACTGACCAATCTTGGAATGGTCGGCTATGTCATGTTCCGGCATCTGAGCAAGAGTAAGATCTATTCTGCCTTCATGATCTCCCGGGATTGCGCCGAAGACATTGCGGATAAAGTCATCAAGCTGAGCCTCCAGCCCGATGGACTGAACTTCAATCTTCTTAGAAAAAATCAAGAGAGGCTGGAATCGTACGTGAGAAAGCATATTGCGATGTCAGGCTACCTCTTCTACGTCGAGGTGAGGGATAATTTCAGCAACAGAATCATTGCGTTTGTAAGATCACAGAGGGTGGTCAACGGCTCGGGATACCATGAGGATAAAATAGAGTTCATCAATCAGACTGATGGTGAGGTGCCACCTGGTCAGGAACCTATGGAGAATCCGATCGTGACTGTTCCGGTCAGGATTGGTGGTGGTCGGGAGGGAGAAGTGAGGGTTGGGGTCTCCCAGCAGCGCATTGAAGAGGAGATAAAAAGTCTGAGAAGGGAACTAATCCTCAAGCTCTCCATAACCATCGGGATTAGCATCATTCTCCTCTTCATCGCTTTTCTCTATGTGATCAAGCTGCTGAACAAGACAAGAAGGCTTGAGGCGGAGGCACAGACCGCCGATCGCCTTGCCTATGTCGGCACGCTGGCTTCCGGACTGGCCCATGAGATCAGAAACCCCCTGAACGCAATGAATATGAATCTACAGATGCTTGAAGAGGAGATCGGCGAGAAGAGCTTCGATGGAAGCGAAGAGTTCAATGAGCTCCTCAAGGGGATCAAGGGAGAGATAAACAGACTGGAAAGATTGGTCAACAACTTCCTTGCCTATGCGAGGCCTCAGAAACTGAATCTTTCAGAGGGGGACATCAATGAGGCCGTAAGTGAAGTGGTTAGATTCCTGAAACCGGAGATCGAGCAGAAGAAGATCGATGTGAACCTGAATCTCGATCCATATCTCCCCTCCGTGGAACTGGACGAGCACAGGATCAAGCAGGCATTGATGAATATCTTGATCAATGCCAAGCAGATATTAAAGGAGGGCGGGATCATCACTGTTACTACGCGGATGGGCTCAGAAGGAAGGGTGATCGTTGAGATTGCAGACAATGGCCCTGGCATGTCACAGGAGATGAAGAATAAGGTCTTCGACATCTTCTTCTCGACTCGGGGCGGTGGAACCGGTCTCGGGCTTCCAATCGCGCAGAAGATAATAGAATCTCACGGAGGTAAGATCGACCTTTGGTCGGAGCGGGATCACGGGACCAGGTTCACCATATTCCTGCCGCGAGTCCACGAAAAGGGAAGGTGA